In a genomic window of Epinephelus lanceolatus isolate andai-2023 chromosome 3, ASM4190304v1, whole genome shotgun sequence:
- the LOC117255255 gene encoding uncharacterized protein LOC117255255, producing MESLSLHLPPTSNKNAMEVDTFSSYSGSLPSPNPDSGARISRQSKGSKPNASCRRKREFISDEKKDASYWEKRRKNNEAAKRSREKRRLNDMVLENRVMALNEENVRLKTELLQLKLRFGLISTASYMEKSQQISNSTTGVNSGSTNGTQNSNAYLSSSGYSSASQVMLNSDSSEAEQSSRGDRHSALHQYSPRGSVSDMSDGSSRDSPEPIGYNIKTEPSSLEMARLESNGMPNGLPNGAYHGNHTTLVSPHQQNAPLAENAMDYQHHQQQQQCHMEASSPAPQATSAQRSVILYRSSSGCYPMETQRPEDQQTQQNRPLQHSPTSKFSDCSVTITEVAEKLERTKTMDSPQYEYTNGHAESTEELQQKYNASAQQQRENHHGHYSYQSQENGLQHAESHHNPFAPDLIRNTEEGKSSFPQHNGYLNTLDEEPPVLTYEGGPRADGFYQENSSAKDTSSSDGDPRSSDKEGSTDDESPSSSSSDISSYHQKAAGAASSQGECQAEVKGTALPHKLRLKYRALSNGAAGAHMEGSVNTSMSPSPALPQHPYLALPSNPNSTQANGESKEVDNETQYAEEVNPPSERPEAKKEGGKKGSSSSRGARNKRRD from the coding sequence ATGGAAAGTCTGAGTCTTCATCTCCCACCCACCAGCAACAAAAATGCCATGGAGGTAGACACTTTTTCCTCATACAGTGGCAGCCTCCCATCCCCTAATCCTGACTCTGGAGCGCGGATCAGCCGCCAGTCGAAAGGTTCCAAGCCTAATGCAAGCTGCCGCCGTAAGCGAGAGTTCATTTCTGATGAGAAGAAAGATGCTTCCTATTGGGAAAAACGGAGGAAGAACAATGAAGCAGCCAAGCGCTCACGGGAGAAGCGTCGCCTCAATGACATGGTGCTTGAGAACCGTGTCATGGCGCTTAATGAGGAAAACGTTCGTCTGAAAACGGAGCTTCTTCAGCTCAAGTTGCGCTTTGGCCTCATCAGCACAGCCTCCTACATGGAGAAGAGTCAGCAGATCTCCAACAGCACTACTGGTGTCAACAGTGGGAGCACCAACGGCACCCAAAATAGTAACGCCTACCTCTCAAGCAGCGGCTACTCCAGTGCATCCCAGGTGATGCTGAACTCTGACTCATCTGAAGCTGAACAGTCGAGCCGTGGCGATCGCCACAGCGCGCTCCACCAGTACTCACCCCGTGGCTCCGTCTCTGACATGTCCGATGGCTCCTCCAGAGACAGCCCAGAACCCATTGGCTACAACATAAAGACTGAGCCTTCAAGTTTGGAGATGGCCAGACTGGAAAGCAACGGGATGCCCAATGGTTTGCCAAATGGGGCTTACCATGGCAACCACACTACTCTGGTTTCTCCTCACCAGCAGAACGCTCCATTGGCTGAAAATGCCATGGACTACCAGCaccaccaacagcagcagcagtgccacATGGAGGCCTCCAGTCCTGCTCCTCAGGCCACCTCTGCACAGAGAAGCGTCATCTTGTACCGCTCCAGCAGTGGCTGCTACCCCATGGAGACCCAGAGGCCGGAAGACCAGCAGACCCAGCAGAACAGACCGCTGCAGCACTCCCCGACTTCCAAGTTCTCAGACTGCTCAGTGACCATCACAGAGGTTGCTGAGAAACTAGAGAGGACAAAGACCATGGACTCACCACAGTATGAATACACTAACGGCCATGCTGAGTCaacagaggagctgcagcaaaAGTACAATGCTAGCGCCCAACAACAGCGTGAGAACCATCATGGGCACTACAGCTACCAGAGTCAGGAGAATGGTCTTCAGCATGCAGAAAGCCACCACAACCCCTTCGCCCCTGATCTAATCCGCAACACTGAGGAGGGCAAGTCCTCCTTCCCACAGCACAATGGCTACCTCAACACACTGGACGAAGAGCCCCCGGTGCTCACCTACGAGGGAGGCCCCCGGGCCGACGGTTTCTATCAGGAGAACTCCTCTGCTAAAGACACCTCATCAAGTGATGGGGACCCTCGTAGCTCTGACAAGGAGGGCTCCACAGACGACGAGtccccctcctcatcctcctcagaCATCAGCAGCTACCACCAGAAAGCAGCAGGAGCTGCAAGTTCACAGGGCGAGTGCCAAGCCGAGGTCAAAGGCACCGCCCTGCCCCACAAGCTCCGCCTCAAGTACAGAGCTCTGTCCAATGGGGCAGCAGGAGCGCATATGGAGGGATCAGTCAACACCTCCATGTCGCCCTCCCCAGCTTTGCCTCAGCACCCATACTTAGCTCTACCCAGCAACCCTAACAGCACCCAGGCCAACGGGGAGAGCAAAGAGGTGGACAATGAGACTCAGTATGCAGAGGAGGTCAATCCTCCGAGTGAGAGGCCAGAGGccaagaaggagggagggaaaaagggatccagcagcagcaggggtgCGCGCAATAAGAGGCGAGACTAA